One genomic window of Arthrobacter sp. KBS0703 includes the following:
- a CDS encoding acyl-CoA dehydrogenase family protein, giving the protein MSNDDLDPAAATAEFGLPDPSDVLDLDSLLTPDELFLRQRIRDFTDQQIRPEIAEWYDQGIFPRHLPAQLGELGVLGMHLEGYGCPGRSAVEYGLAAMELEAGDSGIRTFVSVQGSLAMTAIHRWGSEDQKEEWLPRMAAGEVIGCFALTEPTAGSDPSSMATFARQDGTGADAGWILDGSKRWIGLASIADVMVVWARTDDGIRGFLVPAGTAGVSAAPIGQKLSMRASVQCDVTFDGVLLGPEALLPGARGLSGPFSCLNEARYGIAWGAMGAARDSYEAALNYAAERQQFGRSLAGYQLTQEKLVNMLLEIQKGTMLAMHLGRLKDAGRLRPEQISLAKLNNVREAIKVAREARTILGGNGITLDFSPLRHAANLESVRTYEGTDEVHTLILGQHITGLPAFR; this is encoded by the coding sequence ATGAGCAACGACGACCTTGACCCCGCCGCAGCCACGGCCGAGTTCGGGCTCCCCGACCCCTCCGACGTCCTGGACCTCGATTCACTGCTGACTCCCGATGAGCTGTTCCTCCGGCAGCGGATCCGCGACTTCACCGACCAGCAGATCCGCCCGGAGATCGCCGAGTGGTACGACCAAGGCATTTTTCCGCGGCATCTGCCGGCGCAGCTTGGCGAGCTCGGCGTGCTGGGCATGCACCTGGAGGGCTACGGCTGCCCGGGGCGATCCGCCGTCGAGTACGGCCTGGCAGCCATGGAGCTGGAGGCCGGCGATTCCGGCATCCGCACGTTCGTCTCCGTTCAGGGATCGCTGGCCATGACCGCGATCCACAGATGGGGTTCGGAGGACCAGAAGGAGGAGTGGCTCCCCCGCATGGCGGCGGGTGAGGTGATCGGCTGCTTCGCGCTCACGGAGCCGACGGCCGGTTCGGACCCGTCGTCGATGGCCACCTTCGCCCGTCAGGACGGCACCGGCGCCGACGCCGGCTGGATCCTGGACGGCTCCAAGCGCTGGATCGGACTCGCCTCCATTGCCGACGTCATGGTGGTCTGGGCCAGGACCGACGACGGCATCCGCGGCTTCCTCGTGCCGGCCGGCACCGCCGGCGTCAGCGCCGCGCCCATCGGTCAGAAACTGTCGATGCGCGCCTCCGTTCAGTGCGACGTGACGTTCGACGGCGTGCTGCTGGGACCGGAGGCGCTGCTGCCGGGCGCGCGCGGACTCAGCGGGCCGTTCTCCTGCCTCAACGAGGCCCGGTACGGCATCGCCTGGGGAGCCATGGGCGCGGCCCGCGACTCCTACGAGGCGGCCCTGAACTACGCGGCGGAGCGGCAGCAGTTCGGCCGGTCGCTGGCGGGCTACCAGCTCACGCAGGAGAAGCTGGTGAACATGCTGCTGGAAATCCAGAAGGGCACTATGCTGGCGATGCACCTGGGCCGGCTCAAGGATGCCGGCAGGTTGCGGCCCGAACAGATTTCATTGGCCAAGCTGAACAACGTCCGTGAAGCCATCAAGGTGGCCCGCGAAGCCCGGACCATCCTGGGCGGAAACGGCATCACCCTGGACTTTTCGCCGCTGCGGCACGCCGCGAACCTGGAGTCGGTGCGCACCTACGAGGGGACGGACGAGGTCCATACGCTGATCCTCGGCCAGCACATCACGGGATTGCCCGCCTTCAGGTAG